The region TTCTGCCCTGCAGCTTGCTGCCCTTGGGCAGGATGGAAGGGGGCAAGTGGTGCCTGAGGGAATGGGGCTGGCATCAGTGTGGGGTGAGGCATATAGGCTGGAGTTGAGGTCATAATCTTCATCTGCTGCTCTAATGTCTCTTTCTCTACTTTCAGCTTCTGCTTCTCATCGCGAAGCTCGTCCTTTTCTGCCTGAAATTTGAAGAAAGTAAATCATGAGATACTATCAGTGCAGCATCACCACACATGTAACCAGAGATGTAGTTTGCAACCAGCTGatagctaatttataatttgtgCCACATTGGTAAATGATAGCCAGTGAATGCAACTGTTTATATACCAGAGGCTAGCATACAGATTTATCTTGGACTAAAATCTGACTGCCACAGAACACGGCCATGATAAAACTGTTGTACAGCTAGCATGACagaaacaaaagaatttttacttttatccAGATCATAGATTGATCATATCATCTGAATCATGTTGTCCTCTTGGTAACCTAAATTGTGTTTCCATCTTAACTCAAATGCAATGTATTCACCGCAGGCTGACAATCACCAACAAGCACAAATCTAAAGTAATATGCAGCATCACCATACATGTAACCAGACATAAAATTTGCAGCCAGATGATAGATAATTTGTAGATTGCGCCCATCTCAAGAAATGAAATGTGTTGACCTTGACCATGAGTTAATAGTGGTTATGAACAAGCAATCCATTCATAAGCTTTTGGATAACAGAAGGTTGTATGTAAGTAAGGCTGCATCACCTTCAGTTCTTTAATCTTATCTTCGAGACTCTCATTAGTATCCTTTAGCTGCTTTGCTTCAGCACGAAGCTGAATTACCATGCGGGTAGCGTCACTTAGGATTGCAGCTTTGTCAGATTTTACTGGCTTCCCAGGCTCCAAAGTAGTCCCCAATTCAAGAAACCTAGAAAGCATAagtaatgttaaaaaattaggGTCAATCTATCTTCCGAACTTAGCAACAAAAAAGACCTAGAAGTATGATGTACCTGTCATTCATCTTATCTCTTCTGATTTTCTCCCTGCAAGCTTTAGATGTCGGCCTACCACAAGACCCTGATCTTACACTGCAAATCGCAATAGATCACCATTTAAAGAACTGATTTTGAAACACAAAAACTAATCAGCATATGCTTTAGAGCAAAGTGAAAAGGCAGTCTGACCGTTTATTACTGCCAGGTTCCTTGAGGGCATCAGAGGTGTTCACAAAGCTGCTTACTTCAACACTGTAAAAACGATTGGGAAAGTAATTCAATGGCATAGTTGAAGTTATagtaataaaacatatatgataGCCGACAACAGGAAGTCTGGCATAAGAATGTTGGAAATTTAggcaaacataaaaaatgacacAACAAGAAGCATCTAATCTTCTTGTAGCTACTTGCTTGATGACAACCAACCTAATTTCCCACAATCAATTTACACGTTTAATTTGTCAGCAGGGAGATAATGGTCAGAAAGTACAGAAAACATAAACTACAATCCGATTTTTTACACTTTAATCAATATGCCGAGTTAGTCCTAGAATTGAAGTATTATAACCACTTACT is a window of Oryza brachyantha chromosome 8, ObraRS2, whole genome shotgun sequence DNA encoding:
- the LOC102710323 gene encoding transcription factor ILR3-like, yielding MMSVPPESGGGGGDEWFLDCGILEDLPAAACGAFPWDASPSCSNPSVEVSSFVNTSDALKEPGSNKRVRSGSCGRPTSKACREKIRRDKMNDRFLELGTTLEPGKPVKSDKAAILSDATRMVIQLRAEAKQLKDTNESLEDKIKELKAEKDELRDEKQKLKVEKETLEQQMKIMTSTPAYMPHPTLMPAPFPQAPLAPFHPAQGQQAAGQKLMMPFVGYPGYPMWQFMPPSEVDTSKDNESCPPVA